One Tamlana carrageenivorans genomic region harbors:
- the cysK gene encoding cysteine synthase A yields MKINNILENIGNTPVVRLSKLFPNNNVWMKLEKANPGGSIKDRIALSMIEDAEKNNLITKDTDIIEPTSGNTGVGLAMVCAIKGYKLTLVMPESMSVERRALMAAYGANLVLTPKEEGLVGTIAKANEMVANNKNAWMPSQFTNPSNPEIHKKTTALEIEKDFPDGIDYYITGVGTGGHITGVAEVLKKKFSNLKVLAVEPDDSPIISGGEPGPHPLQGIGPGFFPEVFNKDLIDGAVRITKEEAFAEVKNIATTEGILVGISSGASLAAVRKQLSNIEEGAVILTMNYDTGERYLSIEGLLNP; encoded by the coding sequence ATGAAAATTAATAATATTTTAGAAAACATAGGCAACACCCCTGTGGTTCGTTTAAGTAAATTATTTCCAAATAATAACGTCTGGATGAAGCTTGAAAAAGCGAATCCAGGCGGAAGCATCAAAGATCGTATTGCTCTTTCTATGATTGAGGATGCCGAAAAAAACAACCTCATCACTAAAGATACTGATATTATAGAGCCTACTTCTGGAAATACGGGAGTTGGTTTAGCCATGGTTTGCGCTATAAAAGGCTATAAGTTAACATTGGTCATGCCAGAATCGATGTCGGTGGAAAGGCGTGCCCTAATGGCTGCTTATGGTGCAAATTTAGTTTTAACACCGAAAGAAGAAGGTTTAGTCGGAACCATTGCTAAAGCGAATGAGATGGTGGCTAACAACAAAAATGCGTGGATGCCTTCACAATTTACCAACCCTTCAAATCCTGAAATTCATAAAAAAACAACGGCTTTAGAAATAGAAAAAGATTTCCCCGATGGTATTGATTACTACATTACCGGTGTTGGTACTGGCGGACATATTACCGGTGTTGCCGAAGTGTTGAAGAAAAAATTCTCCAATTTAAAAGTCCTTGCTGTCGAGCCTGATGACTCTCCTATTATTTCTGGCGGCGAACCAGGACCTCACCCATTACAAGGTATTGGCCCAGGATTTTTCCCTGAAGTTTTTAATAAAGACCTTATTGATGGCGCCGTTAGAATAACTAAAGAAGAAGCTTTCGCTGAAGTTAAAAACATTGCAACAACTGAAGGTATTTTAGTTGGAATCTCCTCTGGTGCCTCATTAGCTGCGGTAAGAAAACAACTTTCAAATATTGAAGAAGGTGCTGTTATTTTAACCATGAATTACGATACCGGTGAACGCTATCTTTCTATTGAGGGGCTGTTGAATCCATAA
- the proB gene encoding glutamate 5-kinase: MYKERVVIKVGTNVMTNKDNRIVRPVLRNLVRQISELYERDIMAVLVSSGSVIAGKEVLGKSKIKNKAQRRQVYSSIGQPRMMRLYYTIFYDYGMKCAQVLPTKRDFTPGVHRENMINCVEGLMQEGVVPIANEDDAVSVKTSMFSDNDELACLIAQLINADKLIILTDIDGLYSGHPEAKNSSLISNVDPEDDLQKYIKESGKAEGEGRGGMGSKLDYAQEAASRNIPTYIANGTNPNTIIDIIDGKDVGTKVSL; this comes from the coding sequence ATGTATAAAGAAAGAGTAGTAATAAAAGTTGGTACGAATGTTATGACCAACAAAGACAATAGAATTGTAAGACCTGTTTTAAGAAATTTAGTAAGACAAATATCTGAACTTTACGAAAGAGATATTATGGCAGTATTAGTATCTTCTGGTTCTGTAATAGCAGGTAAAGAGGTGTTAGGGAAATCTAAAATTAAAAACAAAGCGCAACGACGACAGGTGTATTCATCCATCGGGCAACCAAGAATGATGCGTCTATACTATACCATTTTTTACGACTATGGTATGAAATGTGCCCAGGTTTTACCTACCAAACGGGATTTTACACCAGGTGTTCATCGTGAAAATATGATTAACTGTGTGGAAGGTTTAATGCAAGAAGGTGTTGTGCCTATTGCTAATGAAGATGATGCGGTATCGGTTAAAACTTCTATGTTTTCCGATAATGACGAGTTAGCGTGTTTGATCGCACAATTAATAAATGCCGATAAATTAATTATTTTAACAGATATCGACGGACTTTACTCTGGGCATCCAGAAGCTAAAAACAGTAGCTTAATTTCTAACGTAGATCCAGAAGATGATTTACAAAAGTATATTAAGGAAAGTGGTAAGGCCGAAGGCGAAGGCCGTGGTGGCATGGGATCGAAATTGGATTATGCTCAAGAAGCGGCATCTAGAAATATTCCAACATATATCGCTAACGGTACCAACCCAAATACCATTATTGATATTATTGATGGTAAAGATGTTGGTACTAAAGTATCCTTATAA
- the proC gene encoding pyrroline-5-carboxylate reductase, which produces MNQNIHMKVLVIGAGNMGLTYAEGMSTSKLLNNNIMVLDNSEDKLKELDEIPYFDACRDLKDCAPQADIIFIAVKPFHAESVFENLKPLTNKNQIIVSVMAGVTIAAMKKMSGLDKIVRAMPNLPAQIGKGLTSFVASSDVSEQETNDIESLLSTTGKSLKVASENDIDASTGISGSGPAYVFFFMESMMKAALEMGFSNEDSRTLVTQTFAGAVELFNQSDLTPKEWMDRVASKGGTTRAALNSMEANKVDVLIRDAAYAAFNRAIELGQEH; this is translated from the coding sequence ATTAACCAAAACATACACATGAAAGTACTAGTAATCGGAGCAGGGAATATGGGGTTAACCTATGCCGAAGGGATGTCTACATCTAAACTTCTTAATAATAATATCATGGTTCTTGATAATAGCGAGGACAAGCTAAAAGAACTTGATGAAATTCCATATTTTGATGCTTGTCGAGATTTAAAAGACTGCGCACCACAAGCCGATATCATTTTTATAGCCGTAAAACCTTTTCATGCCGAAAGTGTTTTTGAAAACCTAAAACCTTTAACAAACAAGAATCAAATTATTGTTTCTGTGATGGCTGGGGTAACCATTGCTGCTATGAAAAAAATGTCTGGTTTAGATAAAATTGTACGAGCCATGCCTAATCTGCCAGCTCAAATCGGGAAAGGTTTAACGTCATTTGTAGCTTCAAGCGACGTTTCAGAACAAGAAACTAATGATATTGAATCGCTGTTAAGCACCACAGGGAAATCCTTAAAAGTAGCTTCTGAAAATGATATCGATGCGTCAACAGGAATTTCTGGTAGCGGACCAGCTTATGTGTTTTTCTTTATGGAGAGTATGATGAAGGCTGCGCTAGAAATGGGCTTTTCAAACGAAGATTCAAGAACTTTAGTTACACAAACCTTTGCGGGAGCTGTAGAACTTTTTAATCAGTCCGATCTTACTCCAAAAGAATGGATGGATCGTGTAGCTTCAAAAGGAGGTACAACACGTGCTGCACTAAATTCTATGGAAGCCAACAAAGTAGATGTTTTAATTAGAGATGCCGCTTATGCCGCATTTAATCGTGCAATTGAATTAGGTCAAGAACATTAA
- a CDS encoding GNAT family N-acetyltransferase, which yields MPETKSITIKTFDAFTRLSMNDINRTAKFIHEHSGDFKDPISAIRKSLLYAAKEIAGLGGYVFIIELKDEIIGAVVVNKTGMNEYLSENILVYIAVNEAYRAQGIASQLIKHTKRYCRGAIATHINKDNPIINLFEEEGFEARNIEMRLTRKQ from the coding sequence ATGCCCGAAACCAAATCAATCACCATAAAAACTTTTGATGCCTTTACAAGGTTATCAATGAATGATATTAACCGTACCGCCAAATTCATTCATGAGCATTCTGGAGATTTTAAGGATCCTATAAGTGCTATTAGAAAATCCTTGCTGTACGCCGCAAAAGAAATAGCAGGTTTAGGAGGTTACGTGTTTATTATAGAGCTTAAAGATGAAATTATTGGCGCTGTAGTTGTCAATAAAACCGGTATGAATGAATATTTATCTGAAAATATTTTGGTTTACATTGCGGTAAATGAAGCGTATCGCGCACAAGGTATTGCCAGTCAGTTGATAAAACATACCAAGCGCTATTGTAGAGGTGCTATAGCTACGCACATTAATAAGGATAACCCTATTATTAATTTGTTTGAAGAAGAAGGGTTTGAAGCTAGAAATATTGAAATGCGATTAACTCGGAAACAATAA
- the yajC gene encoding preprotein translocase subunit YajC, translated as MGEGIGSLLPFVLMFVVVYFFMIAPQMKRAKKEKKFAANLKRGDKVITRSGLHAKVLELNEKDGSCILETLSGKLKFDKSAISMEMSEKLNAPEKK; from the coding sequence ATGGGAGAAGGTATAGGTAGTTTACTACCATTTGTATTAATGTTTGTGGTTGTGTATTTCTTTATGATTGCACCACAAATGAAACGTGCTAAGAAAGAAAAGAAATTTGCAGCTAATTTAAAACGAGGCGATAAAGTGATTACTAGAAGTGGTTTACACGCCAAAGTTTTAGAATTAAACGAGAAAGACGGAAGTTGTATTTTAGAAACGTTGTCTGGAAAATTAAAATTCGATAAGTCGGCAATTTCTATGGAAATGAGTGAAAAACTTAATGCTCCCGAAAAGAAATAA
- a CDS encoding DUF1573 domain-containing protein: MKKVILGLTALCLMAMTSCKDNAAAKIDETNVTAAAERDANASDFPVLEFDKTEHDFGEVIAKTPVETVFKYKNTGNAPLVITDIKSSCGCTVPQDWSREPLAPGESGEFTVKFNGSGANKVSKSITVTANTEKGTEVVKISAFVKADPTKS, translated from the coding sequence ATGAAAAAAGTAATTTTAGGATTAACCGCACTTTGTTTAATGGCAATGACATCATGTAAGGATAATGCCGCTGCTAAGATTGATGAAACCAATGTTACTGCTGCAGCAGAGCGTGATGCTAATGCTTCAGATTTTCCAGTATTAGAATTTGATAAGACAGAACATGATTTTGGAGAAGTCATTGCAAAAACACCAGTCGAAACGGTTTTTAAATATAAAAATACAGGTAATGCTCCTTTAGTTATTACCGATATTAAAAGTTCTTGCGGTTGCACGGTGCCTCAAGATTGGAGTAGAGAGCCTTTAGCACCAGGAGAAAGCGGAGAGTTTACAGTGAAGTTTAATGGAAGTGGCGCTAATAAAGTTTCAAAATCTATTACCGTAACAGCAAATACTGAAAAAGGAACAGAAGTTGTTAAAATTTCAGCATTTGTAAAAGCAGATCCAACAAAAAGTTAA